In Helianthus annuus cultivar XRQ/B chromosome 9, HanXRQr2.0-SUNRISE, whole genome shotgun sequence, the following are encoded in one genomic region:
- the LOC110876088 gene encoding uncharacterized protein LOC110876088 gives MSKRSKIESSSFGNQPCNINNSSGCISRIPFSDITNVRNPDTNKEAKERRRQRKMYLNSRKSQSLRRHSNALRNVSSVFIPKLTQDESKERRKLRKLYIDGKRYSMQKGTSQSIDVITSTSGSLSIPHDMVNVTTEASIEYGGNVSCLTNNLTTPINIRRFSLSSNITTSSNTSTILESSSLQRMSPGKRKLLSKSRVTSPIPMIDLTTEETTDEAIYKGVSTDYFGHGDQCITCEVCNAKLWDAEKGRGRKEKGRICYFLCCGYGKVELPDYKDAVPSYKKLFMYKDKESKHFLNNIRRYNSMFAFTSMGGKVDPTVNRGNGPFCYRISGENYHSIGSLLPENGDQPKFCQLYIFDTENELSNRQSVFSRSKDTSSSSVAELDSKLIEHIKCVLDSENQLVKAYRMVRDCFHENPDLNLKLRLIGIREKDGRTYNLPTCGEVAALIVGDIANTINNRDIVIETQTGTLKRISELHPSYLALQYPILFPYGDDGYRVDIPHRGVVDVINKKRPNCTMREFFAYRVQDRINQFSLILNSRRLFQQFLVDAYTMIESERLNYIRLQQKNLRSDSYESLCELRNKGQQDISKVGKRIFLPSSFTGGARYMMQNYLDAMAICKWFGYPDFFITITCNPKWPEVKRFLRDTNLKPEDRPDVLSRLFKIKLDSICKDFKERHLFGKVAAVVYTIEFQKRGLPHAHLCLFLENESKLPTVDHVDPFITAEIPDEDEDAELYALVKDYMIHGPCGNANLSCPCMVDNKCSKGFPKKFQDHTTLDSNGFPIYRRRDNGASVVKNGIDLDNRSVVPYNKKLLKRYQAPINVEWCNQAGSIKYLFKYINKGPDRATVAVVQHDNNNEELEQDEVKKYYDCRYLSACEASWRIFAYDVHYRTPSVIRLPFHLPGKQPVVFGPDEDINQVLNKPSAKASMFLSWMERNKDPNNTVARTLTYVQFPSWYVWKLDKRCWEPRQRHKSIGRIHAVSPSLGEAYFLRILLNKVKGPKSFDDIKTVDGKVYDTFRDACYALGLLDDDTEYIEAIKEANETGSPSYLRNLFATLLLTNTLSRPEVVWESTWRYMTDDFIYRLRKYHRVPALSIPDEQLKNYVLSEVEKFLARNNSSLKRFETMPYPDNASMSDSDNRLINEERIYDKTNLEIEFNNQLNLLTDEQRSKGQIVLNVASSGIASLLLSGGRTAHSRFRIPLNLTEDSVCNIKPDGDVARLLHETNLIIWDEAPMVHKHAFEALDRTMNDIFNIDTSNRSNIRFGGKVIVLGGNFRQILPVVPNGGRQEIVNASLSSSYLWDTCKLLRLTKNMRLTVGSSASDAEEIKQFAKWLLDIGKGNVGGPNDGEASIEIPSDLLITDTSDPISTLIDFVYPSILENFNNQNYFSERAILAPKNEVVHEINDRLLSLFPGEEREYLSSDSLCQSENPNATQQKLYSPDVLNGLKVSGLPNHRLALKVGVPVMLLRNIDQQNGLCNGTRLQVKKCITV, from the exons ATGTCGAAAAGGTCAAAGATTGAGTCTTCGTCTTTCGGCAACCAACCTTGCAATATAAACAATTCAAGTG GTTGCATATCAAGGATTCCATTTTCAGACATTACTAATG ttcgCAATCCTGATACCAATAAGGAAGCGAAAGAGAGACGAAGACAACGAAAAATGTATTTGAATTCTCGGAAATCTCAGTCCCTACGAAGACATTCTAACGCTCTCAGGAATGTATCTTCAG TTTTCATCCCTAAACTTACTCAAGATGAGAGTAAGGAGAGGCGTAAACTGAGAAAATTATACATCGATGGTAAACGTTATAGCATGCAAAAAGGTACATCACAATCAATAGATGTTATAACATCTACTTCTGGTTCATTATCCATCCCGCATGACATGGTCAATGTTACAACAGAGGCGTCTATTGAATATGGAG GTAATGTTAGTTGTCTTACAAACAACTTGACTACTCCAATAAACATTCGTCGTTTTTCTCTATCTTCAAACATCACAACTTCTAGCAACACATCTACTATTCTCGAAAGTTCTTCTTTACAGAGGATGTCACCAGGAAAACGTAAGTTATTAAGTAAATCACGAGTTACATCTCCTATACCAATGATTGACTTGACGACAGAGGAAACTACAGATGAGGCAATTTACAAAGGAGTTTCAACAG ATTATTTCGGCCATGGTGACCAATGTATTACTTGTGAAGTATGCAATGCTAAATTATGGGATGCAGAAAAAGGAAGGGGAAGAAAAGAGAAAGGAAGAATATGCTATTTCTTATGTTGTGGTTATGGCAAAGTAGAGCTACCAGATTATAAAGATGCTGTCCCAAGTTATAAGAAACTTTTTATGTATAAGGATAAAGAAAGCAAACATTTTTTGAATAATATTCGACGGTATAACTCCATGTTTGCTTTCACGTCAATGGGTGGTAAGGTTGATCCCACTGTTAATAGAGGTAATGGACCATTCTGCTACAGAATTAGTGGTGAGAACTATCACAGCATTGGAAGCCTGCTTCCGGAAAACGGAGATCAACCAAAATTTTGCCAGCTCTACATTTTCGATACTGAAAACGAACTTTCCAACAGACAATCCGTTTTTAG TCGTTCCAAGGATACATCTTCCTCAAGTGTGGCTGAACTTGATAGTAAACTGATTGAACATATAAAATGTGTTTTAGATTCAGAAAATCAGTTGGTAAAAGCTTATAGGATGGTTAGAGACTGTTTTCATGAAAACCCTGATCTTAATCTCAAGCTTCGTCTAATTGGTATTAGAGAAAAGGATGGACGAACGTATAATTTACCAACCTGTGGTGAAGTTGCTGCTCTAATTGTGGGGGATATTGCCAACACAATCAACAATAGAGATATAGTTATTGAAACGCAGACAGGTACTTTGAAACGAATTAGTGAATTGCATCCTTCATACCTTGCACTTCAATATCCTATTTTGTTCCCTTATGGAGATGATGGTTACAGAGTTGACATCCCTCATCGAGGTGTCGTAGACGTAATCAATAAGAAACGTCCAAATTGTACAATGAGAGAGTTCTTTGCATATCGTGTGCAAGACAGAATTAATCAGTTTTCATTGATTCTAAATTCAAGGAGACTCTTCCAACAATTCTTGGTTGATGCGTATACTATGATTGAGAGCGAAAGGCTTAACTACATACGACTTCAACAAAAGAATCTAAGGTCAGATAGCTATGAAAGTCTCTGTGAATTAAGAAATAAGGGTCAGCAAGACATATCTAAGGTTGGAAAACGAATCTTTTTGCCTTCTTCGTTTACCGGTGGCGCTAGATATATGATGCAAAATTATTTAGATGCCATGGCTATCTGTAAGTGGTTTGGTTATCCGGATTTTTTTATAACCATCACTTGCAATCCAAAGTGGCCTGAGGTTAAAAGGTTTCTTAGAGACACAAATCTTAAACCTGAAGATAGGCCCGATGTACTGAGCAgattgtttaaaataaagttggaTTCAATTTGCAAAGATTTTAAAGAACGGCATCTATTTGGAAAAGTTGCAGCAG TTGTTTACACAATCGAGTTTCAAAAGAGAGGATTGCCTCATGCCCACCTATGCTTATTCTTGGAAAATGAATCCAAACTTCCGACGGTAGACCATGTTGATCCATTTATAACTGCAGAAAtccctgatgaagatgaagatgcagAATTATATGCGCTTGTGAAAGACTATATGATTCATGGTCCATGTGGTAACGCTAATTTAAGTTGTCCATGTATGGTTGACAATAAGTGTTCGAAGGGTTTTCCAAAGAAATTTCAAGATCATACTACACTGGATTCAAATGGATTCCCAATATACAGAAGAAGAGATAATGGTGCTTCTGTAGTAAAAAATGGAATCGACTTAGACAACCGAAGTGTTGTGCCATACAACAAAAAACTTTTGAAACGGTACCAGGCACCTATAAATGTTGAGTGGTGCAATCAAGCCGGATCaattaaatatttgtttaaatatataaataaaggcCCTGATAGAGCAACCGTTGCTGTTGTCCAACATGATAATAACAATGAAGAACTAGAACAGGACGAGGTCAAAAAATATTATGATTGTAGGTATCTCTCAGCTTGTGAGGCATCTTGGAGGATCTTCGCCTACGATGTGCATTACAGGACTCCTTCTGTTATAAGGCTGCCTTTCCATCTTCCCGGAAAACAACCTGTTGTTTTTGGACCCGACGAGGATATTAATCAAGTCCTTAACAAACCATCTGCCAAAGCATCAATGTTTCTTTCCTGGATGGAACGTAACAAAGACCCGAATAACACAGTGGCCCGTACACTTACATATGTTCAGTTTCCAAGTTGGTATGTATGGAAGCTTGATAAACGTTGTTGGGAACCTAGACAAAGACATAAGTCAATTGGGAGAATTCACGCTGTAAGTCCGTCTCTTGGGGAAGCCTATTTTTTAAGAATTCTTCTTAACAAAGTGAAAGGACCAAAATCTTTTGATGATATTAAAACAGTTGATGGTAAGGTATATGATACATTTAGAGATGCATGTTATGCACTCGGTCTTTTGGACGATGACACAGAATACATTGAGGCAATCAAGGAAGCAAATGAAACAGGATCCCCTTCGTATCTTCGTAATTTATTTGCTACTTTGTTGTTAACAAATACGTTATCCAGACCAGAGGTTGTATGGGAAAGCACATGGAGATACATGACAGACGACTTTATCTACAGACTTAGAAAATATCATCGAGTTCCAG CTTTATCAATTCCAGATGAGCAGCTTAAAAACTATGTTTTGAGtgaagttgaaaaattcttaGCTAGAAACAACTCATCACTCAAAAGATTTGAGACAATGCCGTACCCAGATAATGCGTCTATGTCTGATTCAGacaatcgtttgattaacgaGGAGCGTATCTACGACAAAACCAATCTTGAAATTGAATTTAATAATCAACTTAATTTGCTAACTGATGAGCAACG ATCAAAAGGTCAAATTGTATTAAACGTTGCTTCCAGTGGGATCGCGTCGTTGTTATTGTCTGGTGGCAGGACCGCGCATTCCAGGTTTCGTATTCCATTGAATCTTACAGAGGATTCAGTTTGTAATATAAAACCTGATGGAGATGTAGCTAGACTACTTCACGAAACAAACTTGATTATATGGGATGAAGCGCCTATGGTCCATAAGCATGCATTCGAAGCGTTGGATAGAACAATGAACGACATTTTCAATATCGACACTTCCAACAGATCAAATATCCGCTTTGGAGGAAAGGTTATTGTTTTAGGAGGCAATTTTAGACAGATCCTTCCTGTTGTTCCAAATGGTGGAAGACAAGAGATTGTCAATGCCTCATTAAGTTCGTCTTATTTGTGGGATACATGTAAGTTGCTGAGACTAACAAAAAACATGAGGTTAACAGTTGGAAGTTCAGCATCGGACGCTGAAGAAATAAAACAATTTGCAAAATGGCTTTTGGATATAGGTAAGGGAAATGTTGGTggtccaaatgatggagaagcaTCAATTGAAATACCAAGCGATCTTCTGATCACTGATACATCGGACCCCATTTCAACTTTAATTGATTTTGTGTATCCTTCAATTCTTGAAAACTTCAACAATCAAAATTATTTCAGTGAGAGGGCTATACTTGCACCTAAGAACGAGGTTGTGCATGAAATTAATGATCGGTTGTTGTCACTATTCCCAGGCGAAGAACGAGAATATCTTAGTTCAGACAGTCTTTGTCAGTCTGAAAATCCAAACGCTACACAACAAAAACTATACTCTCCCGATGTGCTTAACGGTCTTAAAGTATCCGGCTTACCTAATCATAGGCTAGCACTAAAAGTAGGCGTGCCGGTGATGCTCTTACGTAACATTGACCAACAAAATGGTCTTTGCAATGGTACACGACTACAGGTCAAAAAATGTATAACCGTGTAA